Part of the Microbacterium immunditiarum genome is shown below.
CGAGTTGACCCCGGCAGTATCCCATGAGTTCCCACCATAACGTGCTGGCAACATAGAACGAGGGTTGCGCTCGTTGCGGGACTTAACCCAACATCTCACGACACGAGCTGACGACAACCATGCACCACCTGTACACCGACCTTGCGGGGCGACCATCTCTGGCCGTTTCCAGTGTATGTCAAGCCTTGGTAAGGTTCTTCGCGTTGCATCGAATTAATCCGCATGCTCCGCCGCTTGTGCGGGTCCCCGTCAATTCCTTTGAGTTTTAGCCTTGCGGCCGTACTCCCCAGGCGGGGAACTTAATGCGTTAGCTGCGTCACGGAATCCGTGGAAAGGACCCCACAACTAGTTCCCAACGTTTACGGGGTGGACTACCAGGGTATCTAAGCCTGTTTGCTCCCCACCCTTTCGCTCCTCAGCGTCAGTTACGGCCCAGAGATCTGCCTTCGCCATCGGTGTTCCTCCTGATATCTGCGCATTCCACCGCTACACCAGGAATTCCAATCTCCCCTACCGCACTCTAGTCTGCCCGTACCCACTGCAGGCCCGAGGTTGAGCCTCGGGATTTCACAGCAGACGCGACAAACCGCCTACGAGCTCTTTACGCCCAATAATTCCGGATAACGCTTGCACCCTACGTATTACCGCGGCTGCTGGCACGTAGTTAGCCGGTGCTTTTTCTGCAGGTACCGTCACCCGAAGGCTTCTTCCCTGCCAAAAGAGGTTTACAACCCGAAGGCCGTCATCCCTCACGCGGCGTTGCTGCATCAGGCTTGCGCCCATTGTGCAATATTCCCCACTGCTGCCTCCCGTAGGAGTCTGGGCCGTGTCTCAGTCCCAGTGTGGCCGGTCACCCTCTCAGGCCGGCTACCCGTCGACGCCTTGGTGAGCCATTACCTCACCAACAAGCTGATAGGCCGCGAGCCCATCCCAGACCGATAAATCTTTCCAACCCCCACCATGCGGCAGGAGCACATATCCAGTATTAGACGCCGTTTCCAGCGCTTATCCCAGAGACTGGGGCAGGTTGCTCACGTGTTACTCACCCGTTCGCCACTGATCCCACAGAGCAAGCTCCATGTTCACCGTTCGACTTGCATGTGTTAAGCACGCCGCCAGCGTTCATCCTGAGCCAGGATCAAACTCTCCGTAAAAAACGAAAACCAAACCCAATCAACAGACCAGGCTCGGCGAGTTCAATCATGACCAAAACAGAATGCCATCACTGACAATCCATGAATTGATCCAAAAACCCCCACCAACCAAAAAATGGCCAGCGGAAATAAATTGGCATTTGACAAGTGCACGCTGTTGAGTTCTCAAGGATCGGACGCTCCTGCCTTCAGGCCTCTCGACCTTCCCTGCAGGGCAACCTCTCTATCTTAGCCCCTCCGGGCGGATCCGGTCAAATCTGCGCCGGCGCTCTCAGCGAGCCTCCGACCGGTTGAGACCGGGCGTCTCAGGAAGGGCATCCTGCTCGCATCCTGGCGATCGACGCGAGTCGATCGACGGTGTTTCGAGGAGGAGATGTTCTCCGCTTGAGGAGGGGAGGCTGCGAGCCTCACCGCGCTCCTTTGGGGCGAACAACGAATACTGTACGTGGCTCGTGTGCGCGCCGCCAAATCGTCCTCGCAACCCGGGCGTGTCGCGGCATCCGGAGCCCCCGGGTCGGCAATCGGCGATGCCTCTCACGCCCTCTTCGCGGCGCGAGCCGCCTCCCTCAGATCCGCCGCGAGCTCGGCCCGCGCGGCGGCTCGGGCGTCGTCCTCGCGGATGCGGATGACGGAAGACGGATGCACCGTCACGACCACGAGCACTCCCCCGTGCCGCTGCGGCCGGCCGCGCTCCTGCCCGATGCGCACAGTACGCCCGAGGACGGCGCGCGCCGCGGTCGTCCCGAGGCACACCACAACGTCGGGGTCGACGACGCGGGACTCGGCCTCGAGCCACGCGTGGCAGGCGTTGATGTGGGCGACCGTGGGCTTCTCGTGGATGCGGCGCTTCCCGCGCGGCTGGAACCGGAAGTGCTTCACCGCGTTCGTCAGGTACACAGACCCGCGC
Proteins encoded:
- a CDS encoding UdgX family uracil-DNA binding protein (This protein belongs to the uracil DNA glycosylase superfamily, members of which act in excision repair of DNA. However, it belongs more specifically to UdgX branch, whose founding member was found to bind uracil in DNA (where it does not belong), without cleaving it, appears to promote DNA repair by a pathway involving RecA, rather than base excision.), with translation MGEPERPGAEPWVPADAGIDELREASQSCRGCELWKDATQAVFGDGDDRARIMLVGEQPGDREDLAGEPFVGPAGRVLDEALAVAGIPRGSVYLTNAVKHFRFQPRGKRRIHEKPTVAHINACHAWLEAESRVVDPDVVVCLGTTAARAVLGRTVRIGQERGRPQRHGGVLVVVTVHPSSVIRIREDDARAAARAELAADLREAARAAKRA